Genomic window (Streptomyces sp. RerS4):
GGTGCCGCCGGGGTGCGCCAGTTCGGCGGTGACCTCGGCCATCAGCAGGGCGGCCGACCAGCCGTCGAGGATCATGTGGTGGTACGTCCACACCATCAGGTGCTCGTCCGCGCGCAGCCGCAGGGCCAGCAGCCGCATCAGCGGCGGGCGGGTCGGGTCGAACGGTTCACCGCGGCGCCGCGCCACCTCCTGCTCGACCGCCTCGGCGCGCGCCGTCTCGTCCAGATCCGTCAGGTCACGGAAGTCGACGCGGACTTCCGCGCCCGGGAGCACCACCTGGTGGGGGGCGCTGATGCGTTGGTGGACGAAGGCCGTGCGCAGCGCGGGGTGGCGGGCGACCACGGTCCGCCAGGCGGCGGTCAGGGCCGGCAGGTCGAGGGCACCGAGGACTTTGAACGTGGTCGTCTCGACATAGAGGCCTTGCTCCGGCGCAGCCGTGGTGTGGTAGAGCATCCCCTCCTGGGCGGGGGAGAGCGGGTAGATGTCCTCGATGTCGTTCACTGCGTGTCCTGTCCGGACCGGAACAGGTTCAGCACCTGTGCCAGGTCCTCGTTGCTGAGGTCGGCGTCCGGGAAGTGCCCCGGCGTCTCGGCGGGCGCCGCGGGCGCGGGAGGGGCCGCTTCGGGCGGGCTGTCCTGGCCCGTGCCGAGCCGGTCCGCGAGCGCGGCCGCGGTGGGGTGGGCGAAGAGGTCGCCGGGTGACACGGCCAGGCCCGCGTTTCGCATCTCGGCGGCGATCTGCACGATGGTCAGGGAGTCGGCGCCGAGTTCGAAGAGGTTGTCGTCGGGCCCCACGCCGGGCAGGCCGAGCATCCTCGCCCACACCTGCGCGATCCGCCCCGCCGGGTCGGCCGGGAGGGCGTCCTGCGCTCCCGACCCGGCGCTCGCGGCCACGAGGGCCGCCGCCGTGCGGGGCGCCGTGGAGACCGCCCGGACGCGGGGGGTGACCAGGACGTGGGGCAGATGGGGGTTGGCGAGGATGACGTCGAGAGCGCTCAGGCCCTCCCCGGTGGTGATGCCGTCACGGGTGCTCCCGTTCTCGACCGGCGCGGGCTCCTCTCCAGGGGTGTTCTCGCCCGGGGTGTTCTCGCCGGGGGTGTTCTCGCCCGGTGCGACGGACACCGTGCGCAGGACGAAGCCCTCGACGGTCACGGCCGGGCGGCCCTGGGCGTCGGTGAGCGTGACGTCGGCGACCAGGGTGTCGTCGGTCTGCGGGTCACCCGAGACCGGCACGATGCGGGCGTAGCCATCAGCACTCAGGTCCCGGTGCAGGATCAATTTCCGGTAGGCGACGGGAAGGTGCCGGCCGGCGGTCTCGGCGATGGCACCGGTGGCGGCGTCGAGCAGTGCCGGGTGCAGCGGATGGACGTTGACGTCGTCGTGGTGGCGCTCGGGGAGTCGCAGCGTCAGCAGGGCGTATCCGACGCCCCGGCGGGTCTGCGTGACGCAGTCCCATCGCGGCCCGGTGGTGAGCAACCCGGCGGATCCCCGACCTGGCGCGATCTCGACGGGAGTGGCACTCGCACGCAGCGCTTCGAGGTCGATGTCCTGCGGCGCGGGACCGTCGTACGGGCGGACGCGCCCCTGTCCGTGCGGGCGGCCGCCGGCCGTGGACGACCGTACCTCCCAGTCGTGGCCGCCCTCCGGGTGCGGCCTCAGCCGTACGACGACCACCGGCGGTGTCGCTTCGGCGAGCCGCACGGGGCTGGTGAAGACCGCGTCCAACTGCACCGGCGCGGGCACGCCGGCCGGGCCGGCGCAGCCGTTGTCCGCTTCCGTCAGCCGGCGGTGCGCGGCGAGCGCCAGGTCGAGCAGCGCCGTGCCGGGGAGCACCGGCTCGCCCGCCAGACGGTGTTCCAGGGACAGCCACGCGGTGTGCGGGCCGCGGCGCAGGCGGAATTCGGCCCACCCGTCGGATGCGTCGCGCCGGGCGTCGAACAGCTCGTGGTCGAGCGGCTCGCCCTCTGCGTCCTTCCATTCGACGGTACTGCTCCGCACGGCCATTCCGGTCTCGGACCAGCGGTCCCAGCCGATGGCGACGGCCGTGTCCGTGGTGTGCGCGAAGCTGTCGAGGAAGGCGTTGGCGCCGGTGTAGTCCGCCTGCCCGGCCACGCCGGCCACGGCCAGCACGGACGAGCACAGCACCATGACCGGCCGGTCCCGCTCGGTCAGCCGGTGGAGCAGCACGGTGCCCAACACCTTCGGTTCCAGGACCCTCGCGATGTCCTCCGCGCGCCGCAGGGTCAGCACACCGCCGCCCGGCAGGCCGGCCGCGTGCACGACGCCGTTGATCCGGCCGTAGCGTTCGCGTACCCGGTCGAGCGCCTCGCCCAGGCTCCGCTCGTCGGTTACGTCGCACTGGACGAGACAGACCTCGGAGCCGTTCGCGGAGAGTGCCGTCAGGGTGCGGGCGAGCTCAGGGGGGCAGGCGGAGGCGGGCTTCTCGTCCTTGGGCCTGATCGTGTGCCAGGTCGGCCCGTCGGGCACCGGCCGGCGGGTGACGAGCACGAGGTGACGGTCCGCTCGGTCGGCGAGACGCGTGGCAACGGCGGTGCCGATGCCACCCAGACCACCGGTGATCAGCCAGGCTCCGGAAGGCGGCTCGGCGAGCGGCCGCGTGCCCTCGTCGAGCGCCGGGCGCGCGGCCTCGGGTACCAGCCGGACACGGCCGCGGACGGCGACCACCGGGTCGGCCGGCCCGGCACCGTGGATGAGCGCCGCCAGTTCGGCGAGAACCGCGTCGGCGGCACGGGCGTGGTCGGAGCCTGAACGGGCCGCGCAGTCCAGGTCGAGGGCGCGCACCGCGCTGCCCGGGAGCTCCAGGGGCAGGACCCGCGCCGGCCCGAGAGCCGCGGCGGCGTGCGGCGTACGGGGACTGCGGCCGTTCACGGCGAGGGCGGCGTCGCTGACCAGGAGCATGCGCAGGGGGCGGCCGGGGAACCGTTCGCCCAGCGCGCGGGCCAGCGCGGCGGGCACGGTGACGGCACGCAGGGCGCAACGCGCCACGACGTCGGCGGTCGCCCGGTCGATGGCGGGGTCGTCCACGGCCCAGCAGGAGACGACGGCGTCCGGGGGCGTTCCCCGGGATTCCAACTCGGCCGCGAGGGCGCGGAAGGCGTCCGGGTCCTCGGGATCCAGCCGGTGGCCGTCGGTCTCGGCGGCGATGGCGTCCGGCAGGCCGGGGGCGGCGGTGCGCACCAGGTGCACCCGGGCGCCGTCGCGGACCAGCTTCGCGGCGACCTCGTCGGCCAGGCCCGAAGCGTCGGCGAGGAGCAGGATCGTACCGAGATCCGTGCGGGGCACGGGGGCGGGCGGCACGGAGGGGGACCACGCCTGCACGTGCAGCCGGTCCTCGGTCCGGCCGGCTCCCTCGGTCGTGTCCGAGGCGGGTGGGCTCGCAGGAGCCGGTGGGGCGGCGGCCGGGGCGGAGGGCTCGAACCAGTGCCGGGTCCGCTCGAACGGGTAGGTCGGCAGCGGGACGCGGCGGAGGCCGGCCCGCCGGCCCAGCGACGTCCAGTCGATGTCGGTACCGCGTTCCCACAGCCGTGCGACCGCGGTGAGGCGGGCGGGGGGCTCGTCCTCGCCGGCGCGGGGCCGCCCGAGGGTCGGGAGGACCAGTCGGTCCGTGCCGAGGGTGCGGCGGGCGAAACCGGACAGTGCCGTGCCGGGTCCCGCCTCGATCAGCGCCGCCGTCTCCGGCAGTGCCCGCAGGGCATCCGCGAAGCGGACCGTCTCGCGCAGCTGTCGGGTCCAGTGCGCGGGTGAGGTCGCCTCTTCGGGGGTGAGCGGTCGGCCGGTCAGACCGGAGACCACGGGGATCCTCGGGGCCTGCGCCGGCGTGGCGGCGACGAGGGCGGCGAACTCTTCGAGCAGTCCGTCGGCGTGCCGGCTGTGGAAGGCATGCCGGACGTCCAGTGGGCGGGCTGCCACACCCCGCTCGGCGAGCAGCTCCCGCAGCCGTTCGACGGCTTCGGGCTCGCCGGCCGCCACACAGCGATCGGGCGCGTTGACGGCGGCGAGCTCCGGCCGGATGTTCGGGGCTGCGCCCGCGTCGCCGTACGCGGCGTCGATGATGTGGCGCAGCTCGGCTTCGGGCAGCGGGACGGCGAGCATGGCTCCGGCCGGCATCCGGCTCATGAGTTCGCCCCGACGGGCGACCAGCCGGGCGGCGTCCGCGAGGGTGAAGACCCCGGCGGCGCAGGCGGCGGTGAGTTCGCCGACGCTGTGCCCGGCCAGCGCCACCGGGCGGACGCCCAGGGCGGTCCACCACTCGGTGAGGGCGTACTCCACGGCGAACAGGGCGGGTTGGGCCACTTCCGTGCGGTCGAAGGCGTTGGCGTGCCCGGGGTCGAGGAGCAGGTCCCGCAGGGGGGCGTCCGTCCACGGGCTCAGGGCTTCCAGGCACCGGTCGAGGGCGGCGCGGAACACCGGCTCGGTGGCGTACGGCTCCGCCGCCATGCCGGGCGTGCCGGCCCCCTGCCCGGGATAGAGCAGGGCGACACCGCCGAGTGCGTCGCCGGCGCGGACCGGCGCGGACCGGGGTGTGGCGAGCGCTGCCGTGCGGCCGGGTGCCGCCGTGACGGCACGGCGCCACGGGTGGGCGGTACGGCCGGTCTGCAAAGTGTGCGCCGCGTCGGCGAGTGCGGGAGCGGCCGGGGCCGTCACCGCCGCCTCCAGTCGGGTGGCCAGCCGGTCCAGCGCCTCGGGCGTGCGAGCGGACGTCGGCAGCACCTGCCAGCCGTCGACCGTGTCGGCGCCCGGCGCGCGACGGGCGCCCGAGGGGGCGTCCCGCAGGATGACGTGGGTGTTGGTGCCGCCGATGCCGAAGGAGCTCACGCCGGCCGTACGGGTGCCGTCCTCGCCGCTCCAGGGTTCGGCCTCGGTCAGCACACGGAATCGGCTTCGGTCGAGTCCGGGCGAGGGGTTTTCGAAATGTGCGGTGGGCAGCAGGGTGCGGTGCTCAAGCGCGAGGATCGTCTTGATCAGTCCGGCCATGCCCGCGCAGGTGTCCAGGTGACCGACGTTCGACTTGACCGCGCCGAGGACCCGGCGGGGATCGGGGGCGTCGGCGAAGACCCGGTCGAGCGCGGCGAGTTCGATGCGGTCGCCGAGGGGCGTGGCGGTGCCGTGGGCCTCGACGCAGGAGATGTCCTCGGGACCGATGCCGGCGACGGACTGGGCGGCCCCGATGACGCGGACCTGCCCCTCCAGGCCCGGCGCGGTGAACCCGACCTTGCGGTCGCCGTCGTTGTTGACGGCGGAGCCGAGCAGGACCGCTCGTACGGTGTCGCCGTCCGCGACGGCGTCGGCGAGTCGTTTGAGGACCACGACGCCGACGCCGCAGCCGAAGACGGTGCCGCCGGCGGCTTCGTCGAAGGGTCGGCAGTGGCCGTCCGGCGACAGGATGCCGCCTTCGGTGTGGAGGTAGCCCAGGCCCTGGGCGACGCCCGCGGAGACGGCTCCGGCGACGGCCACGTCGCACTCTCCGCTCAACAGCGCCTCACTCGCCAGGTGAACGGCGACCAGTGCCGACGAGCAGGCCGTCTGCACGCTCAGACTGGGGCCGGTGAGGCCGAGCCGGTAGGACGTCTGGGTTGCCAGATAGTCCTTTTCGCCCGCGACCAGCCACTGCATGTCCGCGAGATCGGCGAGTTCGGCGGCGTGCGGCAGCAACCGGTGGGTCAGGTACGAGTTGAAGCCGGCCGACGCGTAGACGCCGATGCCGCCCTCCACCCCCCGGGTGGGCTGGCCCGCGTCCTCAAGCGCGGAGACGACGCCCTGCAGGAGCAACCGGTGTTGCGGGTCCATGAGCGCGGCGTCGCGCGGAGTGATGCCGAAGTACTCGGCGTCGAACTCGTCCATGCCGTCGAGCACTCCCCCGGCGGGGACGAACCGCGGGTCGGACAGCCGGTCGGCCGGCACGCCGAGCGCGGCCAGTTCCTCGGGCGTGCGGAAGGTGATGCTGTCCCTGCCCGCTACGAGGTTCGCCCAAAAGGCTTCGGCGTCGGGCGCGCCGGGGAACCGGCACATGAGTCCCGTCACGGCGATGGCGTCGGGCAGATCCGGCGCGTCAGTGAGGCTCCTGGTGCCCTGACTGGTCATTCGGTGTGTCTCCTTAGGGGCGGTGCGTGCCGCGCTTGCGGGGTTCGGGGGGAGGGGTGGGCCCATGGCCCACCCCTCCCCCCGGGGTGTGTCAGCCGGCGGAGGGGCTGTCGGGTTCGCCGGCGCGGCGCGCGGCGCGCCGTCGCTCGTGGTGACGGCGCCGGCCGGTGGCGGTGGCCGAGCCGTCCTGGGGCTCCGTCGGTGCCGCGTCCGTCGTGACGGCCACGGCCGGGGCGGGAGCGGATGCGGGTGTGCCCGGTTCGGCGGTTTCGAGGAGTTCGGCGAGGCGCCGGACCGTCGGGCTGTCGAACATCGCGACGACCGACAGCTCCCTGCCGAATTCCTCCGTGATGCGGCGCTGTACGCGCACCAGGTGGATGGAGGTCGCACCGGCGTCGAAGAAGTTCGTGTCGATGTCGAGCTCCTGGCCGTCCATCACCTCCCGCCACAACGCCACGAGCCGTTGCACGGTGGTGCCGGGAACGGTGCCGGACACCGCCGCCGGTGCGGCCGGTGCCGGTACCGCCGGCGCCGGCGCCGGTGGGGCGACGCGCGCGGCCGGCGGCGCGGACACCTCGGGGGCACCGCCCAGCCCGGCGAGCGCCTTGCGGTCCACCTTGCCGTTGGCCGACAGCGGCAGAGCGTCGATCACCCGCACGTGCCGCGGCACCATGTACGCCGGCAGGCGTCGGGTGAGTTCGTCCCGCAGGACCGACGCCCAACGGCCCTGGCCGTCGGTGGCGGCGGTGGCCGAGCCGGCCGGGAGCCCTCCGAGCAGCGTGTGGAGCACCGTCTGGTCGCTTTCCAGGACCAGGACCTCGTGCAGTGGCCGGGCGTACACGTCACCGATCGGGCACAGGCCGACCCGGCAGTCCGCGGCTCGCCTGCGCAGCAGTTGGGCCATGGCTCCGGCCTCCAGCAGCCCGAACCGGTCCGCGAGTTCACCGTATACGGGCTTCACCGCGGCGTTGCGGGCGACCAGGTGCACGGCGAACGCCGCCTGCGCGGCCAGCGGCCTGTTGGCCTCCCCGTACAGGGCGGGATCCAGGGCCCGCACGGCGCCGTCCGGACCCTCCAGCGCCACCAGGGCAGGGCCGGCGGGGTCCAGGTAGTAGGTGCCGCCCGCGATCCCCTCGACGCCGCCCGGCGCGACGGCCAGGTACGTCTGGACGGGATAGAGGCCGCCGGCCGAACCGTACGCGTACCGGGGCACGCCGTCGTCGTCCTGGCGGGCCAGCACGGTGAGCAGCGCGTACAGATCGGCGGCCGGGACGGGGCCCGTGCCGAATCCGGTGGCCGAGCCGCGCGCGTTCGACGCGGCGCGCAGCGCCGCCGTGTCCGACGGCAGCGCGAACGGCATGACCTGACGTCCCGACAGGTCGTCACGCCGTCCCGGCTGGCGCAACCGCGTCTCCAGCCTGCGCACCCGTTCGGCGTCGAGGCCGGCGGTGGCCGCGGGCGCGTCCGCACGGACGGCTGTGGACGGCGTCGCGTCCGGTACGACGTACACCGCGAGCTGAGCGGACATGCCGGAGCCCTCGACGAGCGCGGCGGCCTCGCGGACGCCCTCGGTGCGCACGAGCGCCGCCTCGATCTCGCCCAGTTCGATGCGCATGCCGCGCACCTTCACCTGGGAGTCCTCGCGCCCGAGGAACTCCAGGTCGCCGTCCGGCATGAGCCGGGCGAGGTCGCCGGTCCGGTAGAGCCGCTCCCCGGTGACCGGGTGCGTGGGGAAGGCCCCGGAGGTGAGGTCGGGTGCGTTGCGGTAGCCCGTGGCGAGGCCGACGCCGCCGATGTACAGGGCGCCGGGTACGCCGGTGGGCCGGAGCCGGAAGGCGTCGTCCAGGACGTACATCGTCTGGTTGCGCATGGGACGGCCGTAGGGGATGCTCGGCCGCTCCGGATCGACCGTGCCGACCGGATGCAGGACGGACCAGATGGATGCCTCGGTGGCGCCGCCCATGCTGATGACCTCCGCCTTCGGGGCGACCGACCTGATGTGGTCGGGCATCGCGACGGGGATCCAGTCTCCGCTGAGCATGACCAGCCGCAGGCTCTCCACGTTCACGGCCGGGTTGCCCGTGGCGTGCACGAGCAGCATCTCCATCAGTGCGGGCACCGAGTTCCACACGGTGACGCCGTGTTCGGCGACGAGCCGCGCCCAGCGGACCGGATCGCGTTCCTCGCCCGGACCCGGGAGGACGAGCGTCGCGCCCGCGGCGAGCGTGCCGAAGATGTCGTACACGGAGAGGTCGAAGCCGAGGGAGGACAGGGCGAACACCCGGTCCTCGGGCCCCACTTCGAATCGGTCGTTGACGTCGGTGACGGTGTTCAGGGCGCCCCGGTGGTCGGTCATCACGCCCTTGGGGTCGCCGGTGGACCCGGACGTGTAGATCACATAGGCCAGGTCGCCCGGCGCGGTGGAGGGCAGCGGGTCGTGTTCGGGACCGGCCGCGGCGCCGGCCGCGACGGCCTCGTCGAAGCGCAGGACGGAGACGCCTTCCGGCGCGCCGTCCCCGCCCGGGGCGGAGGGCGGCACGAGCAGGGCGACGGCTCCCGCGTGTTCGAGGGAGCGGGCGACGCGTGCCGCGGGAAGGCCGCTGTCCAGGGGAAGGTAGGCGGCTCCGGCGCGCAGGACGCCGATGGCTGACGCGACCTGTTCCCACCCGCGGTCGGCCACGATGCCGACGAGGTCACCGGAGCCCACGCCCGCCAGGTGGAGGCTGCGGGCTACGGCGAGCGAGGCCCGGTCGAGCTCACCGTAGGTGACCGTACCGGTGGCGGAGACGACCGCGACGCGGTCGGGCTGTCGGCCGGCACGGGCGAGGAACGGCTCGTGCAACAGACCGTCCGGGAGCGGCCCCGCGGTGTCGTTCAGTGCGGTGTACCGCGCGGCCTGCTCGGGGGGCAGGACTTCCCTGTGCTCGTCGGTCCAGGAGCCCGGCTCCTCCGCGAGGGAGGTCAGCAGCGCCGTGTACGCGGCGAACATGTCGTCGAGCACACCGGCCGGGAACAGCGCCTCGACGGCGTCCCAGGTGAGTCGCAGCCGGCCGTCGGCTTCGGCGATCTGGTGGTCGAGCCAGACCTGAGGAGTCTGGGTGATGGTGTAAGCGACCCGTGCCCCCACTCCGGCCAGCGGGGTGGCTCCGGCGTCCGCGAGGCCCAGTTCGCTGGTGAAGACGACGGGCATGACGGCGTCGGCGACGCCGCGGCGGCGAGCCAGCTCGCCGACGACCCACACACCGCTGACGAGCTGGTGGTCCAGGTCCTCCCAGAGCCGCTTCTGGATCCGCAGGGCCCGCTCCTCGAACGCGCCGGACGCGGCGCCGTCCACCTCCAACATGGTGAGTGCCGTGAAGTCGCCGACGAGCGCGGGCAGGTCGGGGTGGTCGCCCACCCGGTTGAACAGGGTGAGGTTGAGGGTGAAGCGGTCCGTACCGGCCCACGTGCCGAGCACGGTGGCGTACGCGGAGAGGGCGAGCGCCGAAGGGGTGATCCGGGCAGCGGCCGCGCGCTCCTTCAGTCGGCTCCACACGTCCGCCGCCAGGTACGCCTCGCGGCGTCGGAACCGGATTTCCGGGAGTTCCTCGGGGCGCCGGGCCAGCGGCAGCGGGGGCGCGGGCGGCAGGGTGTCGAGCCGGTCGCGCCAGTAGCTCAGGTCGCGTTCGCGCTCGGGTCCGCCGCGGCGCCGCTGCTCGGCCATGACGTAGTCCCGGAAGGACAGTTCGAGCGGCTGCTCCTGGGGATCTCCACGGTAGACGGCGAGCAGTTCGCGCAGCAGGATCCGCACGCTGCCGCCGTCGGCGAGCAGGGTGTCGATGCCGAAGTGGAGCCGGGCGTCGTTGCCCCCGGTGCGGCTCGCCCGGATGTCGAACAGCGGCCAGGTCTCGGAGGGCAGCACCTGGTGGGACATCGCCTCGCGGGTCGCCTCCAGCCAGCTGTCGCGTGCGGCGTCGTCCAGGTCACGCAGGTCGTCCACTTCGATGCGGTAGTCGGGGACGTCCGCCAGGATGCGCTGGGCCCCGTCCTCGCCCACCACGATGCGCAGCACGTCGTGCCGCCGTACGAGCGCCTGCCACGAGCGCTCCAGTCGGGGCAGGTCGACGTCGTCGACGTCGAGCTCGACGTACAGGTGGCAGGCGACGTCGCCGCCCACGCTGCCGCTGCGGCCGATCCAGTAGGCGCGTTGCACGTCGGTGAGCGGGAAGGGATCGTGCCGGTGTTCCGGGTCGGGAGTGAGCACGACCGGGGCGGAGGGTTCGCTCGCTCCGGCCTCCGGCCCGGCGCCGCCGGGTGCTGCCACGGCGTGGGCGAGGGCGGCGACCGTGGGCGCCTCGAAGAGGGCGCGCAGCGGAAGCCGGACGCCGAGCGCGCGCCGGATTCCGGCCACGACCTGGGTGGCCAACAGGGAGTGGCCGCCGAGTTCGAAGAAATCGTCGTGGACGCCGACGCGTTCCACCCGCAGGGCCTCGCGCCAGATCTCGGCGATCACTTCCTCGGCCGCAGTCGTCGGCGCGACGAACTCCGCGGTGGCGGCCCGCTCCGGGCCGGGGGCGGGCAGTGCCCCGCGGTCCACCTTGCCGTTGCTGGTCAGCGGCAGCGCGTCGAGCATGACGAAGTGGGACGGGACGAGGAACCGGGGGAGGCTGCGGGCCAGTTCGGCGCGCAGCTCGGCCGGGGTCGGCGGCGCCTCGGGGGAGGCGGGCACGAGGTAGGCGGCGAGGGCGGCTGCCGCCGTGCCGAGGCCGTGGCCCGTCACGACGCACTGACGGACCGTCGGCAGGGCGGCGAGCGCGGCCTCGACCTCGCCCGCCTCGACCCGGAAGCCGCGGATCTTGAGCTGGTGATCGTTGCGGGACAGGTAGTCGACCCGGCCGTCGCGGCGTACGCGGACGATGTCGCCCGTGCGGTAGAGCCGTTCCGCGGGGGCGTCGTGATCGGTGGAGCCGGGCAGGGCGACGAACCGTTCGGCGGTGAGTTCCGGGCGGTTCAGGTATCCGGCGCTGACGCCGGCCCCGCCGATGTACAGCTCGCCGGGCACGCCCATGGGGACGCGCCGGCCGTGCGGGTCGAGCACGCGGACCGTGTAGCCGGCGAGGGGTCGTCCGATGGTGACGATTCCCTCCGCCGGGTCGACGAGGTCCGCGGTGGCGTACACCGTGGCCTCGGTCGGGCCGTACAGGTTCCCGATGGGGGCGTGCACGTGCTCGGCGAGCCTGCGGACGAGTTCGGCGTCGAGGGCCTCGCCGCCGAGGAGCAGTTGCCTCAGGCCACCGAGGGCGGCGGTGTCCGCCTCCTCCAGGAGCGCGCGGGCGTGCGAGGGGGTGCACTGGATGTGGCTGACGCCGTGCGCGCGGATCAGCTCGGTGAGCGAGGTGAGCGAGGTCTGCGCGGGGGGCGCGGCGATCGGGGTCGTGGTGGCCCGGTTCCTGAGACCTGCCAGTCCGGGCAGGGCGCCCAGCGCCGCGTCCACGTCGACGCCGAAGTCGAGGAGGCAGGCGATCTCGTCCACGCCGGCCTCGGTGAGCCGGCGCACCAGGGGCAGCCGGTCCTCGACCGTGCCGATGAGCGAGCTGTCGGCCAGGTAGCGGGTGCAGGCGTGGTCGAGGAGGGCTTCCTGGTCGTCCTCGGTGAAGTCGTCGGCGGTGATGTCGATGCCGATCGCGCGGGCCATGTTCTCGATCAGGCCGACGGAGGAGCGCAGGTAGTCGCGGAACGGCTGCCAGGCGTGCGTGCGGACGTCCTCGGCGTCGCTGCCGATGAAGGTGTGCAGCATCAGGGTGACGTGCGGATCCCCGGGGTGGCCGGCGCGGTGCCATGCCTCCCGGTAGACGGCTATGCGCTCGGCGAGATCCTCGACGCTCTGGCCGAGCAGGTGGGTGAGCAGCCGTGCTCCGGCCTCGCCCGCCTTGCGGCACGTCTCGGGGTTGCCCGATGACGTGAGCCACACGGGCAGTTCGGCCTGGACGGGGCGGGGCAGTACGCCGACCTCGACGGTCCGGCCGCGGGGGCCCTCGAAGGCCACCTGTTCGCCGCGCCACAGCCTGCGTACCTCGTCGAGCCCGTTCATGGTGCGTGCCTGTCGGTCCTCGTAGGCGTCCTTGGCGAGGACGAAGTCGTCCATGTGCCAGCCGGACGCGAAGGACAGCCCGACCCTGCCGCCGGAGAGGTTGTCGACGACCGACCACTCCTCCGCCACGCGGACCGGGTGGTGGAGCGGCATGACGACACTGCCGGCGCGGATGCCGATGCGCCGGGTGACGGTGGCCACGGCGGCGGCGAGGACGGACGGTGCGGGGAAGGGGCCGCCGAACTCGTGGAAGTGCCGCTCCGGCATCCACACCGCGCTGAAGCCGTGCTCGTCACCGAAGCGGGCGCCGTCCATCAGGAGCCGGTACTGCTCCGGTCCCGTCACGGTGCGGCCGGAGCCGCTGGCGAAGTAGAAGAGGCTGAACTCGGGTGAGGCGGACGTGGCTTCGGGCGCGGCGACCGCGGGCGCGTGGGCGGGGGTGGTGCCCGCGTCCGGGGTGAGGACCACGCGGTGGCCGCGGCTGACCGTCCACAGCAGTTCGAGCACCGAGATGTCGAAGGAGACGCTGGTGACGGCGAGCCAGGTCACCGGCCGGTCGCCGGTCTCCACGACCCGGTCCATGGCGGCCAGGAACGCCGTGAGGTTGCGGTGGAGGACCACCACTCCCTTCGGCTTGCCCGTGGAGCCGGAGGTGTGGATGACGTACGCCGGTGCCTCGGGGTCGGCGGCCGGGGTGGCGCGGTCGGCCGCGCCCGCCACGTCGGCGGGCAGGTCGAGGTCGACCAACGGCACGCCGTCCGGGGGCGTCCCGACGGTCGAGAAGATCTCCCGCGTCGGGGCGTGGATCACCAGGGCGGTGGGCGTCGCGTCCTCGCACACGTACCGCAGTCGCTGCTGCGGGTAGTCGGGGTCGAGGGGCAGGTAGGCCGCGCCCGTCATGAGCACGCCGAGCAGCGCGGCAGGCAGGTCCGCGCACCGGCGCAGGCCGACGCCGACCCGGTCGCCCGGCCGGACGCCCGCGGCCCGCAGTCGTGCGGCGACTTCCGCGGCCCGGTCGTGGAGTGCGCGGAAGGTGAGCGAGGTCCCCGCGCAGACGACCGCCTCGGCATCCGGGCGGTCGCCGGTGGCCTCGGCGAAGGCGGTGAGTACGTCCACGGCGCCCTCGGGCAGTGCTCCACCGTCGGCGGACGCTTCGAGGAGGGCCTGTTCGACGGGGGTGAGGGCGAGGAGTTCGGACAGCCGCAGGTCCGGATCGGTCGTGGCGCGACGAAGCACCCGTTCCAGGGCGTCGGTGAGGGTGCGCGCGGTGTCCTCGTCGAACAGGTCGCGGCTGTACTCGCAGATGCCCTCGGTGACGTCGCCCCGCCGGGCCAGCTCCAGGTGCAGGTCGGTACGGGACAGTCCGTTGTCGAGGTCGACGACGCGCACCTCGACACCGGGCAGGGTGACTTCGCTCTCGGGGACGTTGCGGTAGCCGAACTGCA
Coding sequences:
- a CDS encoding type I polyketide synthase, with translation MTSQGTRSLTDAPDLPDAIAVTGLMCRFPGAPDAEAFWANLVAGRDSITFRTPEELAALGVPADRLSDPRFVPAGGVLDGMDEFDAEYFGITPRDAALMDPQHRLLLQGVVSALEDAGQPTRGVEGGIGVYASAGFNSYLTHRLLPHAAELADLADMQWLVAGEKDYLATQTSYRLGLTGPSLSVQTACSSALVAVHLASEALLSGECDVAVAGAVSAGVAQGLGYLHTEGGILSPDGHCRPFDEAAGGTVFGCGVGVVVLKRLADAVADGDTVRAVLLGSAVNNDGDRKVGFTAPGLEGQVRVIGAAQSVAGIGPEDISCVEAHGTATPLGDRIELAALDRVFADAPDPRRVLGAVKSNVGHLDTCAGMAGLIKTILALEHRTLLPTAHFENPSPGLDRSRFRVLTEAEPWSGEDGTRTAGVSSFGIGGTNTHVILRDAPSGARRAPGADTVDGWQVLPTSARTPEALDRLATRLEAAVTAPAAPALADAAHTLQTGRTAHPWRRAVTAAPGRTAALATPRSAPVRAGDALGGVALLYPGQGAGTPGMAAEPYATEPVFRAALDRCLEALSPWTDAPLRDLLLDPGHANAFDRTEVAQPALFAVEYALTEWWTALGVRPVALAGHSVGELTAACAAGVFTLADAARLVARRGELMSRMPAGAMLAVPLPEAELRHIIDAAYGDAGAAPNIRPELAAVNAPDRCVAAGEPEAVERLRELLAERGVAARPLDVRHAFHSRHADGLLEEFAALVAATPAQAPRIPVVSGLTGRPLTPEEATSPAHWTRQLRETVRFADALRALPETAALIEAGPGTALSGFARRTLGTDRLVLPTLGRPRAGEDEPPARLTAVARLWERGTDIDWTSLGRRAGLRRVPLPTYPFERTRHWFEPSAPAAAPPAPASPPASDTTEGAGRTEDRLHVQAWSPSVPPAPVPRTDLGTILLLADASGLADEVAAKLVRDGARVHLVRTAAPGLPDAIAAETDGHRLDPEDPDAFRALAAELESRGTPPDAVVSCWAVDDPAIDRATADVVARCALRAVTVPAALARALGERFPGRPLRMLLVSDAALAVNGRSPRTPHAAAALGPARVLPLELPGSAVRALDLDCAARSGSDHARAADAVLAELAALIHGAGPADPVVAVRGRVRLVPEAARPALDEGTRPLAEPPSGAWLITGGLGGIGTAVATRLADRADRHLVLVTRRPVPDGPTWHTIRPKDEKPASACPPELARTLTALSANGSEVCLVQCDVTDERSLGEALDRVRERYGRINGVVHAAGLPGGGVLTLRRAEDIARVLEPKVLGTVLLHRLTERDRPVMVLCSSVLAVAGVAGQADYTGANAFLDSFAHTTDTAVAIGWDRWSETGMAVRSSTVEWKDAEGEPLDHELFDARRDASDGWAEFRLRRGPHTAWLSLEHRLAGEPVLPGTALLDLALAAHRRLTEADNGCAGPAGVPAPVQLDAVFTSPVRLAEATPPVVVVRLRPHPEGGHDWEVRSSTAGGRPHGQGRVRPYDGPAPQDIDLEALRASATPVEIAPGRGSAGLLTTGPRWDCVTQTRRGVGYALLTLRLPERHHDDVNVHPLHPALLDAATGAIAETAGRHLPVAYRKLILHRDLSADGYARIVPVSGDPQTDDTLVADVTLTDAQGRPAVTVEGFVLRTVSVAPGENTPGENTPGENTPGEEPAPVENGSTRDGITTGEGLSALDVILANPHLPHVLVTPRVRAVSTAPRTAAALVAASAGSGAQDALPADPAGRIAQVWARMLGLPGVGPDDNLFELGADSLTIVQIAAEMRNAGLAVSPGDLFAHPTAAALADRLGTGQDSPPEAAPPAPAAPAETPGHFPDADLSNEDLAQVLNLFRSGQDTQ